A window from Candidatus Peregrinibacteria bacterium encodes these proteins:
- a CDS encoding MG2 domain-containing protein, whose amino-acid sequence MENTDKIFNLTKTKLAVIGFVIVAVLCVAAFFTFFNSSTPLSIIDDGNVSAASFVSGEISQGAPIVIKLPEEVDQTVKEQIVFEPLIAGEWKESDFPKNENVVVFQPSKVLTLGSTYSLSIPVQDASLTQYFEIVEPPRILNVFPNSESETSEDSEITIVFNRPMVPLTTLDEMDKQNIDVTIMPPTEGKWKWISTRSLQFQPTVSLAPSSNYKVTTGSSFQSLDGISVEPYKHTFTTRPLRFENSSQNKLAYNQPILITYNQPIDVEKTLKNATIKNLTTNKKVEVIGEYYTHDVYDYKTRKTETRTEESVLAIYQVNDAHNRTRLWDFTNKYEFEILKSFPKQGDINLDEKITGNVEVSDIVQNKSAQSDRSDSVNFDFFDPEGVAVFQFYEDINLAQSSIQGKHIKNIEYVEECNDEIEYRDEETCEKKINKSKVNISFNSKEVALGEKFNLSLDKIVNQGGITINVNQLNFDLTAFPKFEILSTVPGEGAQSTTQFAICSNSPIATPNFYPNSESEEAAKIGDYITANYGYSFNQWGDSYLIDEKNGSHYKCKPDQFQTNINHGLDPNSNYEINLHLTDEFEQVADSKAVFKTGNLDPHALNFYNFQEKYSVATPNATKLTFATKNMTFVDMDICQVPKRDMLSILNKGLYYTDTVDQSLCEWSTRKRIELPKKYWEQNSFQVVLADYVPTKFGHYVVSFSHPDYKDWGNKKVYEHTFVTMTNLSVIEKEVQIREDKYTKEQEKLSASQKDDLYDLYWVTDALTLSPIEGAMVTTYTYDQAADNMTAASNANTRTDGTVKLTVSPNKYGAIVSNKIDSAIVGDFENQLSWGSYANNSERIFLYTDRPIYRPGDTVQLKGVYRIGYDGAMQTIPGKEIELKISDSKYDNVFKGNLKLNDFGTFNTSFVLDNSASLGSYTARVGYGSARFDVEEYTPAAFKLELTPDKEEYINKDTLNLDVQADYYFGVPLEGGSVNYTLSAQDYFFDKYTDEYFNFGSSWYRCSYYCNTNDKYLLSGEATLDSKGHTQITKSLDFDSLFADDKEDDENIYRSRIFVLNIGVTDKDGRQISSQESFVVHGGEVYLGVQTDKYFMQANEEFNLKVKSLDTQGNQVSQRGIKGQISKVTWDYNKRKEVDGGYYFNAEKKLTSVKKFDLSTNSDGNWNDSFALKDQGEYEVSLEAKDSKGNTIITTSTLYVYGGKATAGLVRPTNDTTLEIINNSSELQPGDTASFMIKNPFEGKVKALISIERGRIFDYEVVEFDQSFYNYQFKIDSSYVPNVFASVVLLSAEPGLKFGETSFQVSTDNKELKINVTTEKQNYLPGETVNLNFDVKNSKGEPLATELSVAVVDMSVLALKGNPHKNPLLYFYQNLPLTIATSANLKNLLHEIDIKTGKGGGGGEDADTKKRGDFKDTAFWRAVITTDANGFATANFTLPDNLTTWQIETLGVTKDTLLGVNYMEIMTKKLVSIVPLKPRFTVPGDVFAIGAKVFNQSDETQKLDVTLASSTLKSEGSDAQSVKLSKGETKTVYFKVSSPSDLQYGEHVFTLSAKNSEFEDVIEQSIQITRNETYESVATASNTNKDLSSEFLFLPKNIIPDEGKLEINASATLAVFLSDALNSILGYPYGCTEQIASKLKAIAIVKAGLKIENIGDKFKIDNIIFDGKIHTLDEVISLGLARITENQNDDGGFGYYKGMKSSLYLTMSTLEALARIEKTNSNIDKNMLKRAGAYLTTQITNTEKYKSIDDLIFVAHSVSSSVQTRQHVDTLKPLIQEKILQNKKVLSEELGNMSLAYLALTMAQNPDTFGTAARNNVFEILENRIVIDARGAHLPGGNAWYYYDTPVKSTATLLSALTVEKRNNEMSGNILRWLLLSRSKDGAWGSTANTAAVVDAFTAYMIAQGENKSDFKLDLKLDGSDLASFDFNKDTILNQESTIISPLNKLAFGKLLPLQFIKKNNNAEQNNFYYDLGLTYFLPIDEITARDEGFSIKRKLFALDENRFDESYEPKNDPKIALNSAKVGEILHGQLEIIVPETRHFVAIEDFIPAGTELVNFKLSTENPSLVGETTPDSQFGLADQYFDNTIDGNGNELRPDREELRDDRLFLFKEDLAPGTYTYDYYIRVLIPGEFHHLPAVISEMYFPENFGRTEGSIFEVK is encoded by the coding sequence ATGGAAAATACTGACAAGATTTTTAATTTAACTAAGACAAAATTAGCCGTGATCGGGTTCGTCATCGTCGCCGTGCTTTGCGTAGCTGCATTTTTTACGTTTTTTAATTCTTCTACACCTCTATCAATAATAGATGATGGTAATGTGAGTGCAGCTTCATTTGTAAGCGGGGAGATCTCGCAAGGAGCACCTATAGTGATAAAGTTGCCGGAAGAAGTAGATCAAACTGTGAAGGAGCAAATAGTATTTGAGCCGTTGATCGCCGGCGAATGGAAAGAAAGTGATTTTCCAAAGAATGAAAATGTCGTTGTGTTTCAACCAAGCAAGGTACTTACACTCGGCTCGACTTACTCACTCTCAATTCCTGTGCAAGATGCGAGCCTTACACAATATTTTGAAATAGTTGAACCACCACGCATACTAAATGTATTTCCAAATTCTGAAAGTGAGACCTCTGAAGACTCTGAAATCACTATAGTTTTTAATAGACCTATGGTTCCGCTCACTACCCTCGACGAAATGGATAAACAAAATATCGATGTCACTATCATGCCCCCGACAGAAGGTAAATGGAAATGGATCAGCACACGTAGTTTACAATTTCAGCCAACTGTAAGCCTAGCTCCATCTTCTAATTATAAGGTAACAACCGGATCGAGTTTCCAATCCTTAGACGGCATCAGTGTTGAACCATATAAACATACATTCACAACTCGACCACTAAGATTTGAGAATTCCAGCCAAAACAAGCTCGCTTACAACCAACCTATCCTGATTACTTACAATCAGCCGATCGATGTAGAAAAAACGCTGAAAAATGCAACTATTAAAAATTTAACTACAAACAAAAAAGTAGAAGTTATTGGTGAGTACTATACCCATGATGTTTATGATTATAAGACAAGAAAAACTGAGACAAGAACTGAGGAGTCTGTATTAGCAATTTACCAAGTAAATGATGCACACAACAGAACGAGGCTTTGGGATTTTACAAATAAATATGAATTTGAGATATTAAAATCATTTCCAAAACAGGGAGATATAAATCTTGATGAAAAAATCACCGGCAATGTAGAGGTGAGCGACATCGTACAAAATAAGTCCGCTCAATCAGACCGCTCAGATTCTGTTAATTTTGATTTCTTTGACCCAGAGGGAGTAGCCGTATTTCAATTCTATGAAGATATCAATCTGGCGCAGAGCTCTATCCAAGGGAAACATATAAAAAATATCGAATATGTCGAAGAATGTAACGATGAAATAGAGTACAGAGACGAAGAAACGTGTGAGAAAAAAATAAATAAATCTAAAGTAAACATCAGCTTCAACTCCAAAGAAGTTGCACTTGGTGAGAAATTTAATTTGAGTCTGGACAAGATTGTCAATCAAGGAGGAATTACAATAAATGTAAATCAACTCAATTTTGATTTAACGGCTTTCCCTAAATTTGAGATACTTTCAACTGTACCCGGGGAAGGCGCTCAGAGTACAACTCAATTTGCAATATGCAGTAATTCACCGATAGCTACTCCGAATTTTTATCCAAATTCAGAATCTGAAGAGGCCGCAAAAATAGGAGACTACATCACTGCTAACTATGGGTATTCATTTAACCAATGGGGGGATTCATATTTGATAGATGAAAAAAATGGTTCTCACTACAAATGTAAACCTGACCAATTTCAAACAAATATAAATCATGGCCTCGATCCTAATTCAAACTATGAAATTAACCTACATTTGACTGATGAATTTGAACAAGTCGCTGATTCGAAAGCTGTCTTCAAAACGGGAAATCTAGACCCTCACGCATTAAATTTTTACAATTTCCAAGAGAAATACTCTGTTGCAACACCAAACGCAACAAAGCTCACTTTTGCAACAAAAAACATGACTTTTGTGGATATGGATATATGCCAGGTTCCAAAACGAGATATGTTAAGCATATTGAATAAAGGACTTTATTATACCGATACAGTCGACCAATCTTTATGTGAATGGAGTACTCGCAAACGCATCGAACTGCCTAAAAAATACTGGGAACAAAATTCTTTCCAAGTTGTACTAGCAGACTATGTACCCACAAAATTCGGACATTATGTGGTCTCATTCTCACATCCGGACTATAAGGATTGGGGAAATAAAAAAGTGTATGAGCATACATTTGTAACTATGACAAACTTGAGTGTGATCGAAAAAGAAGTCCAAATACGTGAGGATAAATATACTAAAGAACAAGAAAAACTAAGTGCTTCTCAAAAGGATGACTTATATGACTTATACTGGGTAACTGATGCTTTGACTCTTTCTCCTATAGAAGGAGCAATGGTCACTACTTATACATACGATCAAGCTGCAGATAATATGACTGCCGCATCAAATGCGAATACTAGGACTGACGGAACCGTCAAACTAACAGTTTCACCAAACAAATATGGAGCAATTGTTTCGAACAAAATAGACAGTGCGATAGTTGGAGACTTCGAAAATCAACTTTCATGGGGCTCATATGCAAACAATAGTGAACGAATTTTCTTGTACACTGACAGACCTATATATAGGCCCGGTGACACTGTGCAACTAAAAGGCGTTTACCGTATAGGCTATGACGGTGCGATGCAGACCATACCAGGTAAAGAAATCGAACTTAAAATCTCTGACAGCAAGTACGACAACGTGTTCAAAGGAAATTTAAAGCTAAATGATTTTGGTACTTTTAACACTTCATTCGTATTGGATAATTCAGCCTCCCTCGGATCATATACAGCCAGAGTTGGATATGGGAGTGCACGATTTGATGTAGAAGAATACACACCTGCTGCATTTAAATTGGAGCTCACACCGGACAAGGAAGAGTATATAAATAAAGATACTTTGAATCTCGACGTTCAAGCTGATTATTATTTCGGAGTGCCTCTGGAAGGTGGGAGCGTTAATTACACACTCTCTGCTCAAGATTATTTCTTCGATAAATATACTGACGAATACTTTAACTTCGGATCATCTTGGTATAGATGTTCTTATTACTGCAATACAAACGATAAATATCTTTTGTCAGGCGAGGCTACATTGGACTCTAAAGGCCATACTCAAATCACAAAATCCCTGGATTTTGATTCTCTATTTGCAGATGACAAAGAAGACGATGAAAATATTTACCGAAGCAGAATTTTTGTCTTAAATATAGGCGTGACTGATAAAGATGGTAGACAAATAAGTTCGCAAGAATCATTTGTCGTTCATGGCGGGGAGGTTTACCTCGGAGTTCAAACTGACAAATATTTCATGCAGGCAAATGAAGAATTTAATCTAAAAGTTAAGTCCTTAGACACACAAGGTAACCAAGTAAGTCAAAGAGGTATCAAAGGTCAAATCAGCAAAGTGACATGGGATTACAATAAGAGAAAAGAAGTAGACGGAGGATATTATTTCAATGCTGAGAAGAAACTAACTTCAGTCAAAAAATTCGACCTCAGTACAAATTCTGATGGTAATTGGAATGACTCTTTTGCATTAAAAGATCAAGGAGAATACGAAGTCAGCCTCGAGGCAAAAGACTCTAAAGGAAATACTATTATCACAACCAGCACGTTATATGTTTACGGCGGCAAAGCAACTGCCGGATTGGTGAGACCTACAAATGACACTACTCTCGAAATCATAAACAATTCAAGTGAGCTACAACCTGGGGATACAGCGAGCTTCATGATAAAAAATCCATTTGAAGGGAAAGTAAAAGCTCTAATCTCTATAGAGCGTGGTCGTATATTTGATTACGAAGTAGTTGAATTCGATCAGAGTTTCTATAATTATCAATTCAAAATAGATAGTTCATATGTACCAAATGTATTTGCTTCAGTAGTTCTGCTTTCAGCAGAACCTGGGCTCAAATTCGGAGAGACAAGTTTCCAAGTTAGCACAGACAACAAAGAATTAAAGATCAACGTAACAACGGAAAAACAAAATTATCTTCCAGGGGAAACTGTAAATTTAAACTTTGATGTGAAGAATTCAAAAGGTGAGCCTCTCGCGACCGAACTTTCTGTTGCAGTTGTCGACATGAGCGTACTTGCCCTCAAAGGAAATCCACATAAGAATCCCCTACTCTACTTCTATCAAAATCTTCCTCTAACTATTGCGACTTCCGCAAACCTAAAAAATCTGCTTCATGAAATAGATATCAAAACAGGTAAAGGTGGTGGCGGTGGCGAGGATGCCGATACTAAAAAACGTGGGGATTTCAAGGACACTGCTTTCTGGCGAGCTGTAATTACGACTGATGCAAATGGCTTTGCCACCGCCAACTTCACACTTCCCGACAATCTAACAACTTGGCAGATAGAAACTCTCGGTGTAACCAAAGACACATTGCTTGGAGTTAATTATATGGAAATAATGACAAAGAAACTTGTTTCTATAGTCCCACTCAAACCACGCTTCACGGTACCCGGAGATGTCTTCGCAATAGGTGCAAAAGTGTTTAACCAATCAGATGAAACTCAAAAACTAGATGTAACACTTGCAAGTAGCACTCTAAAATCTGAAGGCTCAGATGCTCAGTCAGTCAAACTTTCAAAAGGCGAAACGAAGACTGTGTACTTCAAAGTAAGTTCTCCATCTGATCTACAGTACGGCGAACATGTATTCACTCTCTCTGCAAAAAATTCTGAATTCGAAGACGTTATCGAACAGTCAATTCAAATCACAAGAAATGAAACTTACGAGTCCGTCGCTACTGCAAGCAATACCAACAAAGATTTATCGAGTGAATTCTTATTTTTACCAAAAAATATTATTCCGGATGAAGGGAAACTTGAAATCAATGCCAGTGCAACGCTTGCTGTATTTCTATCGGATGCGCTTAACAGCATACTCGGATATCCATATGGATGTACTGAGCAAATTGCAAGCAAGCTCAAAGCGATCGCGATAGTCAAAGCCGGACTTAAGATCGAAAACATCGGTGATAAATTTAAGATTGATAACATCATATTTGATGGAAAAATCCACACTCTGGATGAAGTCATATCTCTCGGACTTGCACGTATTACAGAGAACCAAAATGATGATGGTGGGTTTGGATATTACAAAGGAATGAAATCAAGCCTATACCTAACTATGAGTACTCTTGAAGCATTGGCGAGGATAGAAAAGACGAATTCTAACATAGATAAAAATATGTTAAAGAGAGCTGGAGCGTACCTAACAACACAGATCACAAATACTGAGAAATACAAGTCTATTGATGATCTTATATTCGTAGCTCACAGCGTATCTAGTTCAGTTCAAACTAGACAGCATGTCGATACACTCAAACCACTAATCCAAGAAAAAATTCTTCAAAATAAAAAAGTACTATCTGAAGAACTTGGAAATATGTCTCTCGCTTACCTCGCCCTCACTATGGCGCAGAACCCCGATACATTTGGAACTGCCGCACGCAACAATGTTTTCGAAATACTGGAAAACAGAATAGTTATAGATGCTCGCGGAGCACACTTACCAGGTGGTAACGCTTGGTACTACTACGATACTCCTGTCAAATCAACGGCGACATTGCTAAGCGCCTTAACAGTAGAAAAACGTAACAATGAAATGTCCGGCAATATACTCAGATGGCTGCTCCTCAGTCGCTCAAAAGACGGCGCATGGGGCTCCACCGCAAACACCGCTGCTGTTGTTGACGCATTTACCGCCTACATGATAGCTCAAGGAGAAAACAAATCTGATTTCAAACTTGACCTCAAACTCGATGGATCAGATTTAGCCTCATTTGATTTTAATAAAGATACAATTCTAAACCAAGAATCAACTATAATCTCACCACTCAACAAACTCGCATTTGGTAAACTTTTGCCACTGCAATTTATAAAGAAAAATAACAACGCCGAACAAAACAATTTCTACTATGATCTCGGTTTAACTTATTTCTTACCAATAGATGAAATCACTGCTCGTGATGAAGGATTCTCTATAAAACGAAAACTATTTGCTCTAGATGAAAATAGATTCGATGAGTCATACGAACCGAAAAATGATCCGAAAATCGCTCTAAACTCTGCCAAAGTCGGGGAAATCCTACATGGGCAACTTGAAATCATAGTTCCAGAAACTCGACACTTCGTTGCAATCGAAGACTTCATACCTGCCGGAACAGAGCTCGTGAATTTCAAACTCTCAACTGAGAATCCATCTCTAGTTGGCGAGACTACTCCGGATTCTCAATTTGGACTTGCTGACCAATATTTTGACAATACAATTGATGGTAACGGCAACGAATTACGACCTGACCGCGAAGAGCTTCGCGATGACAGATTATTCTTGTTCAAAGAAGACCTCGCTCCCGGCACTTACACATATGACTACTACATTCGAGTCTTGATCCCAGGAGAATTTCACCACCTCCCTGCCGTGATCTCTGAAATGTACTTCCCAGAAAACTTTGGAAGAACAGAGGGATCTATCTTCGAGGTAAAGTAA
- a CDS encoding magnesium transporter CorA family protein yields MAVNVQKISYKNFTWIDISSPDEASILELARKYKFHQLDVEDVLSETQRSKIDDYDKYIFLVLHFPYWDVRTHSIQVAEVNLFLGTTFFITLHDNELRGLKKFVKRYTDSLKVRREKMAKGAGFVLYEMLNELFDEHFVLIDQMEKRMDKVEKDVFTLRKGQKDMLRDILGLKKDILTFERTVGPMRTVIPQLEYKNDKFIPEGLEIYFDDIVDKVEKIWSTLNNQNEMINLLQDTNEAVISHTTNSVIKTLTVFSVIMLPITFVTGFFGMNVNFPLDIGQNLHSYLFITGGMLVIIVSMLLFFKLKRWM; encoded by the coding sequence ATGGCTGTAAACGTACAAAAAATCAGTTATAAGAATTTCACTTGGATCGATATTTCGAGCCCGGATGAGGCTTCTATATTGGAGTTGGCAAGGAAGTATAAATTTCATCAACTTGATGTTGAGGATGTTTTGTCTGAAACTCAAAGGTCAAAAATTGATGATTATGATAAGTATATATTTTTGGTTTTACATTTCCCATATTGGGACGTTAGAACGCATTCAATTCAGGTTGCCGAGGTGAATTTATTTTTAGGTACTACATTCTTTATAACGCTTCATGACAATGAGTTGAGAGGTCTTAAGAAATTCGTAAAGAGATATACTGATTCACTCAAAGTACGTCGTGAAAAAATGGCAAAGGGTGCCGGTTTCGTATTGTATGAAATGCTAAATGAATTATTCGATGAGCATTTTGTTTTGATCGATCAGATGGAAAAACGTATGGATAAAGTTGAGAAGGATGTGTTTACCTTAAGAAAAGGTCAGAAGGACATGCTCCGAGATATATTGGGATTAAAAAAAGACATACTTACTTTCGAGAGAACGGTTGGGCCAATGCGTACCGTTATCCCACAGTTGGAATATAAGAATGATAAGTTTATACCAGAGGGGCTTGAGATTTATTTTGATGATATAGTGGATAAGGTCGAGAAGATTTGGTCTACACTTAACAATCAGAACGAGATGATTAATTTGCTTCAAGATACAAATGAAGCGGTAATTTCACATACTACCAATAGTGTTATTAAAACTCTGACTGTATTTTCGGTGATCATGCTGCCAATTACGTTTGTAACGGGTTTTTTTGGTATGAATGTCAACTTTCCGCTTGATATCGGGCAGAATCTGCACTCATATTTATTTATAACCGGTGGCATGTTGGTTATAATTGTATCGATGTTACTTTTCTTCAAATTGAAGAGATGGATGTAG
- a CDS encoding phosphomannomutase/phosphoglucomutase → MTKNIKINSNIFRAYDIRGKAMLENGSTDPNKVDLSPESVYLITCGIATYMRRKLNLPCDTMLHVVVGRDCRLTGPTLLDAMIKALKDTNCRIANIDLATSPLVYYAVCKYGFDMGLALTASHNHKNDNGIKIVESGAHSVCGPSLQEILKLVQNKDFEIFHKDAGESYILDTNTEDYIKDLTEKLPLENSRPIKVAVDAGNGVVGEFIGPLLRAAGCEVVELYTDLDGNYPNHEANPEYAENLTELMQTVIDKKCDVGFGFDGDGDRIGVVNEKGEYCNADKIIILLARDILSRLPGSKIVFDVKCSSQVKKEIEGSGGIAITERTGHSFIENRMHAENSPLAGEVSGHVFIAEDYYGYDDAMFAALKIIKILSDQIAKKSGAKFSDLLSDLPTTYTTPEIKVPCPDNKKFEIVEMVTKHFEKNHECITIDGVKIIFSDTTWGLIRSSNTSAYLTLRFEAGSEKDLKEVQLSVGEHLKTYPELDLAWLENIT, encoded by the coding sequence ATGACTAAAAATATAAAAATAAACTCAAATATTTTTCGTGCTTACGATATACGAGGAAAAGCTATGCTTGAGAATGGGTCGACGGATCCAAACAAGGTGGATTTAAGCCCTGAAAGCGTTTATTTGATTACTTGCGGCATCGCTACATATATGCGCCGAAAACTTAACCTGCCATGCGATACGATGCTTCACGTGGTCGTGGGGAGGGACTGTAGGCTTACAGGCCCGACCTTGCTTGACGCCATGATCAAGGCTCTCAAAGATACAAATTGTAGAATCGCAAATATAGATCTTGCGACCTCTCCTCTCGTTTACTACGCAGTATGTAAATACGGATTCGACATGGGGCTTGCCTTGACGGCAAGCCACAACCACAAAAACGACAACGGTATAAAAATAGTCGAATCAGGCGCACACTCCGTGTGCGGACCATCCCTTCAAGAAATTTTAAAACTTGTTCAAAATAAAGATTTTGAAATTTTTCATAAAGATGCAGGTGAATCATATATCTTGGATACAAATACTGAAGATTATATAAAAGACCTAACCGAAAAGCTTCCGCTGGAAAATAGTAGACCTATCAAGGTTGCTGTAGATGCCGGTAATGGAGTTGTTGGAGAATTCATAGGCCCACTTTTGAGGGCTGCCGGCTGTGAAGTGGTTGAGCTATATACTGACCTCGACGGCAATTATCCAAACCATGAAGCAAACCCGGAGTACGCAGAAAATCTCACTGAATTAATGCAAACAGTTATAGATAAAAAATGTGATGTAGGATTTGGATTCGACGGCGACGGCGACCGCATAGGGGTAGTCAACGAAAAAGGAGAATATTGCAACGCGGACAAAATAATAATCCTGCTCGCTCGCGATATCTTATCCAGACTCCCCGGAAGTAAAATAGTTTTTGATGTTAAGTGCTCATCTCAAGTCAAAAAAGAAATTGAGGGCTCCGGCGGCATCGCGATCACTGAGCGCACCGGCCACTCATTTATAGAAAATCGTATGCATGCGGAAAACTCGCCGCTCGCAGGCGAAGTATCAGGCCATGTCTTTATAGCCGAGGATTATTATGGCTATGACGACGCCATGTTCGCAGCATTAAAAATAATAAAAATTCTCAGCGATCAAATAGCCAAAAAATCAGGTGCAAAATTCTCAGATCTTCTCTCAGATTTACCAACAACCTACACAACTCCGGAAATAAAAGTCCCATGTCCCGACAACAAGAAATTTGAAATCGTAGAAATGGTAACAAAACATTTTGAAAAAAATCACGAATGTATAACTATAGATGGAGTTAAAATTATTTTTTCCGATACGACATGGGGGCTGATTCGTTCATCAAATACGTCGGCATATTTGACCCTAAGATTTGAAGCCGGATCAGAAAAAGATCTAAAAGAAGTCCAATTGTCCGTAGGCGAACATCTCAAAACCTACCCTGAGCTCGACCTCGCTTGGCTCGAAAACATCACTTAA